The Winogradskyella schleiferi genome contains the following window.
AAAATCACATAGAGATTTACGACGTAGACCTAAATAATTTGTTGGATAATATTTTATCTATAATTCAAATTCCAGAACACATTACGGTTACTAAAAAGAAGCTTCCTATTGTAAAAGGTGATAAATACAGATTGCAGCAATTGTTTCAGAATCTTCTAGGGAATGCTATAGCTTACAATGATAAATCGGATGGTAAAGTTGAAATTGGAGTCGAAGATAAAATGGACGCTTGGGAATTCTACGTCAAAGACAATGGAAAGGGTATAGAAGAGGTCTATTTTGATAAAATATTTAACACCTTTGAAAAGCTAGAAAATGATGGGAATTCAACAGGTATAGGTTTATCTATCGTTAAAAAAATTATTGATTTGTACGGAGGAAAGATTTGGTTGACTTCAAAAATTAATGAAGGGACTACATTTTACTTTATTATAAAAAAAGAACCGAATGGAACAGCCTAATTTATCATATATACATAGTATGTCTGGAGGCGACAAAGCCTTTGAGCAAAAGTTAATAGGTATAATTAAATCTGAATTTCCAGAGGAAAAGAAGGTGTATTTTGATAATATTGAAGCAAAGAACTTCAAACTTACGGCAGAGAATGTTCATAAACTTAAACATAAAATTAGTATTTTAGGCCTTGAGAAAAGTTATGGTGTTGCTGTCAATTATGAAAATAATCTCATTGATGGTCAAACGGAAGGTAGAACAGATTTTGAATCTATTCTGCAAATCATGACTGATTTTTTAAAGACCTTATAAGCTTATTTTATGAATTGTATTATTATCGATGACGAAGCTACGGCTAGAGCTATTATTGGACAGCTTTGTACCAATGTTCCTAGTTTAAATTTGTTAGAGGAGTTTCCTAATGCAATGCAAGCCATAAAATATTTGAATTCTAATGCCATTGATTTAATCTTTTTGGATATCCATATGCCGGATTTTACCGGTTTCGATTTTATAGATACTATTAAAAATCCACCTAAAATTATTCTAACAACATCAGATCCAAATTTTGCGATTCAAGCTTTTGGTTACGATTGTATTGTTGATTATTTAGTGAAACCAATAACTCCAGAGCGATTTCAAAAAGCGATTGATAAAGCGGAAGCAATTAAGCCCGCAGCACCAGTTGAAAAGGCAGCATCGTCAAGTCAAGTGGAAACGAGTTCTGGTAATGATCTGTATGTGAATATTGATAGACGTCTTATTAAAATAGATATCCCAAGTATTTATTTAGTGGAAGCAAAAGGTGACTATATCCAAGTAAAAACTGAAGATAAAAACTACACAGTCCATTCGACACTAAAGAAAATTGAAGAAAAATTGCCAGATAGTTTGTTCTTAAAAATCCATCGCTCTTATATAATCAATGTCGATAAAATTATTGATATTGAAGACAATAGTGTATTGATTAAAAAAGATGTGATTCCTGTAAGTCGTTCTAACCGACCAGAATTAATGAAACGTTTGAACTTGCTTTAAAAGACCTGTACAAACTACATTTTAATTGTTCTAATATTCAAAATATTTCTATCATTCAGAGCATTAGCGTAAATTCTCAACAAATTAATCAGTTTCAATAATTTAAAGATTATTTGGTCATACTTCCCTCTGAATGACAAACTGCATTCTATTTTCTGAATAACAGATCAGTCTTTATGGTTTATGACATGTAATTGAGAGCTATAACGAAATCTTAATTCTTAAAAACCATTCATCGATAGTTAATAGTAAACTAACGCTGATACCTTCGCTTCAAACGAAAACTTCAGAATAAGATCTTGATCCTCGGTATTTTTGTTTCAGAATCACATAATAATTACGATGATGAATACAATTTACACTATTAAAAATCAATTAATTTTAGTCTTAGCACTAGTATTAAGTTTCAGCACACTAGGACAAGAGGCTATTCCTTTTAATTGTGATTATAATGCTTATTTATTTCAGTATAATGATGTCTATGCCATTGACTTAGCCTCTGGAAATTCTTATCAAGTAGCGCAAGATGTAACACCTGGAGATATTAATGCCACAGCCTATAATCCTGCAGACGGATTTATTTGGGGTTCACTAAAATCTCCAGCTAAGACAATAGTTAGAATTGGTAAAGATTTTAGCACAACAACTTTTTATATAGATGAATTACCGACCAACAATCGTTATGTTGGTGATGTAAGTTCAGATGGTATCTATTACTTAAAAGGAAGCGGAACAACATATTATAAAATAGACTTAGATCCAGCGTCTACTAACTATAAGCAACACCAATCTACAGAAACTTTATCTCAAAATATAAGTATTCATGATTGGGCTTTTAACGCTGTGGATGGTCAGATTTATGCTGTGGCGAAAAGTTCAAATATCTTATATAGGATAAATCCTGAAAATGGGCAAGTTGCCGCTTTAGGAGAGGTACCAATTTTATCTGGTTTGAGTTATACTTATGGAGCTGTTTATTTTGACAACGAAGGTCGTTTTTATATCTCTGCAAATGAAACAGGAACCATATACGCTATCCAAGCAGTTCAAACCGTAGAAACAGTAGCAGATATTGAATCTAACCTTTTTGCTTTTGGGCCTTCGAGCGCAAGTAATGACGGAGCGCGTTGCCCAACAGCACCAGTTTTACAAGAAATTTGTGATAATGGTATTGATGATGATGGTGATGGATTAATAGATTGTGAAGACCCATCATGTTCAGGTTTTGGAATGTGTGATGTTATAGCACCGCCAACATCCAGCTCTAATGCTGGTGGATTAGAAAGTAACAATAGATTATCTGAGCAAATCAATGCACGTAATTTTAAAAGAGCAAAAACAGGTTACAAATTTGATGCGGCAAGAGCACCACGAGCAATAAAGGGAATGCGCTACGCAAGTAGAAATTCAAATTCAAATTTCACCTTGCAGGATTTTGTGCCACTTGAATCCATTAATGAAGATGAGGCTGTAGAAGCATCACCCTCAGATTTAATAGGCATAACAAATGCTACTGAAATCTATGCTTTAGATTATTTAAAGAACGGAACTTCGGTTGCTTCAGTGTTAGCTTTAAAAACAGAAAACGGTGTATATGAGCATACGAAGTATATCTGTGATCGTTTATTGGGAGCGGAGTTAATTTCAGTATCTACCATAGATATTAATGGGCAGCAGTTTATAAAATCGATTATTAGAAACGAAGATGGTACGTATGAGTTTGTATTAAGCCTTTCAGCTAAAGTGATTAATAATGATACTAATTTTGCTATAGAAAGCCATTGGAATTTAGATCAATACGAAGAAAATGTCACATTTTATAATTTCCAGATTTGGTCTAATACCATAGATGATTTGTACACCTTAGGACAAGAAGTACTAAATCTATTAACTATAGAAAAGCCTATAACGAGTTATAATAACTCTACACCACCAACTGTCTTTGTGAGAAAAGGAGGCTATACCAATGGAGGGTTAGATCTCCAGATTATAAATACAAATGGAACAGAGAGTGTTACCTTAAACGCTGGTTACAGAACAACAGAAACGGAAGCTTTTGGCAACCTTAATTCTACCATTAATCTAAACGGAAATTACATCACCAATGTGAGAGTAGATACAGGAAACCTTTTTGATATAGGCTTTAGAATTGGTGATGGCGTGGCAACACCAGACGATCTATTTATGTCCGATGGTCCTTGGGGAATTGACGCTTCACAAGAAGGGACAGATGTTAGTCTGTATAATGTTACTACAAATACCACTGAGTATGAAACTTCGGACTTTCCAATAGAGCGAAATGTAGTATTAGAAGCAATTACTGACAGCTATGTAGCGACCTATAGAGCATTAACACCAAGATTTAAAGCTGTAGATGTTACAGATTACAACAGTTTTAAATTTGATGCCAGTGGTACAGGTCAGTTAGAAATTACATTTGTAAAGGAAAGTATTACTAATTGGGAAGCACAGTATAAAACAACGGTTAGCTTAATCGGTACATCGCAGGAATTCACAGTAGAGTTTGGAGATTTACAAAACAATACCACTGAGATGGCAGAATTAAATGATGTAGTTACTATAGTCTTTACAATGGTGGCTGAAAATGGAACCTTGACATCAAAATCATTACACTTAAATCAATTACGTTTCTCACAAAGCAGTGCGTTGTCCGTAAGTGATATTGAAACAGAAGTAGCAACATTATCTGTCTATCCTAACCCAATGACAACAAAAGCTACTCTGAATTTTACAATGCAGAAAAGTGAATCCGTACAATTTGTAATGTATAATCAGTTAGGTAAGCAAATACAATCTAAAACTTATAATGCTGTACAAGGTAGAAACAGCATCACTATAAATAGAGGCAACTTAAGCTCTGGCTTATACTTCTGTAAAATCGTTAATAATCAGAATAATTTTTATCCCTTAAAATTGATTGTTAATTAATGACCCTTGGTTAATTCCTTATGTAATAGGCAAAAGCGAAAGCTTTTGCCTATTGTTTTTTTGTAGTATACACATAAAATATTCGAAATGTCATTCAGAGGGAAGCATGATCGAAGAATCTACCTAACACCATAGCCTTTAATCTATCAAACACTCTTCCTTGTGCTCTGAACGAGAGTAAGTTTACCTTTGATTTTAAGGTGATTTGGGTTTTAATTGTATATTTATGAAGAGATTACTTATGATGCAAATTTCTTAGTAGATATAGTTAATACTACGTATATACAGTTTTTATGAATGATGTACCCGTAAGCGCAATAATAATTATTGTCTTGATTTGCACTATAGCAGCGATTACTATTGGGTATAAAATACAAAAGACAACTTTAATAATTTCTTATTTAAATACGGTTACTGTGATAGGCATATTTTGTTTTTTTGCCTTTACTAGTCCAAGTATAAAACAATATAATTTTGAATTTAGAGAATTATTAGTAATATGTATGGAAACTTGTATTTAATAGTCGCTTTCTGCTCTATAATTGGTTTTCATAATAAGATCTATGTAAAAGTCCTAAATTTTATTGGATTTGGAATTCATTTATTGACTACAATAGGAATGTTATATTATATGCTATCATTCAAATTTGAGAAACTTTTTTAATGATACATCGCCTAATTAAGAAAGTTTCAGAAGTTAATTTATTGATTATACTATTTGTATTTATTTATTTTACTGGATATGCACAATCGGACAATGACGTGATAAACAGTTCTATAATAATACCTTTAAAAATTGGAAAAAATCCTAATACGCTATTTGAGAAACTAGTTATAGAACCTGCCAATCTATTTATTCAATCCAATACATTAAATAACAACTCACCACATATTCAACTAGAATTAAATTTATATGAAAATAACACTAAATACTCTACTTTTCTTTGGTGCTATGATGTGTCTAATGAAAGTGAAAAAGTAAACTATCCAAAAGCATATCAAAACTATTCTTTTACATTAGAAATTAGTAAAAAGGAAGTTGCGTTAGTTGTGGAAAAATTAGACTTTGGAAAAACAATGTTTATTGATTTTGGGCAAACAGCTGTTATTGGTAACCTTGAAATTCAGTTCGCAGACTACATTGGAGAACGGTCAGAGGATATAAATGGAAATCAGACAGATGCCTTTAATTATTATACTATTTTATTGTCAGTAGGAGGTGAACAGAAAACGGTGTCATTTATGTCACTAAATAAGCATAAAGATAAGAAACTAATTATAGAATGGAAAAATTATAAAATTTCGATTTTAGAAGATTCGGAAAAAGCATTAAAGCTAATCGTGGGCAAAAACAATTCTTAAATACTATAGGAAATACCGTGCACAATTAATTTTTTGGCGTCCGTTGTTGTTTACTAAATTAGTTGCTGTAACACGCTATTTACTACACAAACACATTACTCAAAAGAAGGTAAAAGAACATCAGCAAACTTCGATAGGAATTGCAAGACTACAACAACTAATGATTTAATTAGGAGCTTTAAGTGTTATTTATTACCAAGGATTATAAATGCTGAATCTCTTGAAAAGGCTAAAGGCTGATTAATTTATTGTTATTATTCAGGATTATTACTACCTCTCAAAAACCACTTTCTATAAAAACAGCCACTTAAACCGTAACCCAATTTCAGTAAACGTAAAACCAGCAGCAGTAGCTGAAGCAATATTACTATGCGTACCATACAAATTTAATAAACTACGCTCTGAGAATTTATAGCCTAACGCGCCTTGGAAACGGTAGGTACTTTGTTTTTCATCGTCTTCAATAAATTGATAACCATAAGCAGCCGTTAAATTATAAAACCATGATTTAGGTTTGGCACTGTCTTCATTTTTAATGACATTCATAAATACTTCATACACATTGAACTTTTCAGGACTAAAGTAAATAGTAGGCACTTGTTCCTTAAACGTAATGTATTGGTAATTAACACCCACTTTTAGAGCTGGTTTTGGTAATAAGTTATAGTAAAGAGAGGTGAATAATAGGTTTCTTTTATTACCATCGTTTTGAGAGGTGTGCATCAATTGTGTAAACCAACCCAAGTTAAAATTAGTCCCTAAATTATAATTAGCGTAATAATTGTTTTGTACTAATTCTCTATCTAAGAGATCAGCATTAAAACTTTCAATCTGTCTTTTGTAACCAATATCTAAGGTTTGTAATTTAAAAGATTTAATGTTAAAAGAAAGATCGGTTAGCAGTTGCGTATAATCTTCAGATTCTGCTTTCGCGGACGTCATACCTGCAGTGCCTTTAAAGGTAATGCTTGGTATTAATTTATAAGATAAACCTAAAGAAAGATTGTTAGAGGTAGCACTATTGTTAGTGATGGTATTATTGGTGGTTCGGTAATTGTAGTTTCCTAAAATGGCTAACTTAGTAGACAATGGAAACACAACATTACTATTAAATGAAAAGGCTTTATTGTCGCCATTATCAAACGTATGTGATGCGCTAGATTCCAAATATGGGGCAAAGCTATTGTTTAATTGGTTAATAAAGTTAGTGGCATCTTTTTGGTTATCGTAAAACTTTAACGTGTTTTCTGCTGAAGTATAAGCCTCGTCTGTATAGCCTAAGGCTTTAAGAACATTGGCTTTTCCGAGGTTACCATCAAAAGACGTGCTGTCGTTTTCTAATATCTGGTTGTAATCGGTTAAACTCTTTTTGAAATTACTTTTGTAAATGTTTAAAGTTGCTCGTAATGCTAAGACCCAGTTTTTATTTGGATTTTCAGTGATTAAAGTATCAATTAAGTTGGTAGCTGCCTTAAATTTTTTATTCCAGATTAATGCTTGTGCATAACGTTCTGTGGTTTGTTTCGTAATGTTTTGGTCTGTGTTCTCGTTAAGACTGTTATAAGCTTGAGTACTTAGACCTAAAGCTTTCTTTTCTTTACCATTAAGATGTTCTACTAAAGCCAAACCGTTTTGGGCAATAATTTTATGTTCTGGTTGTTCTGCTAACCTATTATATATTGATTTGGCACTGTCTAGTTTGTTCCAAATTAAATAGAGATTGGCTAAATTGAGTAATGTGTCTTTATCGTCTCCGAAGATTTCGAGATTTTTGGTTAAAAGTATTTCAGCTTTATCGTAGTTCTGCGCTTGTTGGTTTTGATAGGCATAACCTAAGTAAATATATTTTTTAGAAATCATGGCATTTGGGTTTCCTGGTGACACCTCTAAAGCGTTATTGACCATAGTTAAGGCATCTTCGTATGCTTTTAAATTTGATAGCGTGTTCGCATAACCCAAAAGAGCGGCAAAACTTTTTGGATCCTCAGCAACTAAAGCTTTATAATAGACTCTAGCAGCTTTAAAGTTGTTGTTCCATAATAAGGACTCTCCGTAATTTAGTTTGACTTCAAAATCATTTGGGTAATCTTTCAATAAGTCCGTGAATAAATCATTCGCTTCTTGTGCTTTTCCATTAAGTCCTATAGCACGTCCATAACAAAGTCTTGCGGTTTTATTATCTGGATAGTCTTTTAGAATTGTACTAAAGAAGGATT
Protein-coding sequences here:
- a CDS encoding LytR/AlgR family response regulator transcription factor, with the protein product MNCIIIDDEATARAIIGQLCTNVPSLNLLEEFPNAMQAIKYLNSNAIDLIFLDIHMPDFTGFDFIDTIKNPPKIILTTSDPNFAIQAFGYDCIVDYLVKPITPERFQKAIDKAEAIKPAAPVEKAASSSQVETSSGNDLYVNIDRRLIKIDIPSIYLVEAKGDYIQVKTEDKNYTVHSTLKKIEEKLPDSLFLKIHRSYIINVDKIIDIEDNSVLIKKDVIPVSRSNRPELMKRLNLL
- a CDS encoding T9SS type A sorting domain-containing protein → MMNTIYTIKNQLILVLALVLSFSTLGQEAIPFNCDYNAYLFQYNDVYAIDLASGNSYQVAQDVTPGDINATAYNPADGFIWGSLKSPAKTIVRIGKDFSTTTFYIDELPTNNRYVGDVSSDGIYYLKGSGTTYYKIDLDPASTNYKQHQSTETLSQNISIHDWAFNAVDGQIYAVAKSSNILYRINPENGQVAALGEVPILSGLSYTYGAVYFDNEGRFYISANETGTIYAIQAVQTVETVADIESNLFAFGPSSASNDGARCPTAPVLQEICDNGIDDDGDGLIDCEDPSCSGFGMCDVIAPPTSSSNAGGLESNNRLSEQINARNFKRAKTGYKFDAARAPRAIKGMRYASRNSNSNFTLQDFVPLESINEDEAVEASPSDLIGITNATEIYALDYLKNGTSVASVLALKTENGVYEHTKYICDRLLGAELISVSTIDINGQQFIKSIIRNEDGTYEFVLSLSAKVINNDTNFAIESHWNLDQYEENVTFYNFQIWSNTIDDLYTLGQEVLNLLTIEKPITSYNNSTPPTVFVRKGGYTNGGLDLQIINTNGTESVTLNAGYRTTETEAFGNLNSTINLNGNYITNVRVDTGNLFDIGFRIGDGVATPDDLFMSDGPWGIDASQEGTDVSLYNVTTNTTEYETSDFPIERNVVLEAITDSYVATYRALTPRFKAVDVTDYNSFKFDASGTGQLEITFVKESITNWEAQYKTTVSLIGTSQEFTVEFGDLQNNTTEMAELNDVVTIVFTMVAENGTLTSKSLHLNQLRFSQSSALSVSDIETEVATLSVYPNPMTTKATLNFTMQKSESVQFVMYNQLGKQIQSKTYNAVQGRNSITINRGNLSSGLYFCKIVNNQNNFYPLKLIVN
- a CDS encoding Hpt domain-containing protein gives rise to the protein MEQPNLSYIHSMSGGDKAFEQKLIGIIKSEFPEEKKVYFDNIEAKNFKLTAENVHKLKHKISILGLEKSYGVAVNYENNLIDGQTEGRTDFESILQIMTDFLKTL
- a CDS encoding tetratricopeptide repeat protein, which codes for MKTLKSLIYSTAFLFVFSATAQDMKKGFTYLETGKYAQAESFFSTILKDYPDNKTARLCYGRAIGLNGKAQEANDLFTDLLKDYPNDFEVKLNYGESLLWNNNFKAARVYYKALVAEDPKSFAALLGYANTLSNLKAYEDALTMVNNALEVSPGNPNAMISKKYIYLGYAYQNQQAQNYDKAEILLTKNLEIFGDDKDTLLNLANLYLIWNKLDSAKSIYNRLAEQPEHKIIAQNGLALVEHLNGKEKKALGLSTQAYNSLNENTDQNITKQTTERYAQALIWNKKFKAATNLIDTLITENPNKNWVLALRATLNIYKSNFKKSLTDYNQILENDSTSFDGNLGKANVLKALGYTDEAYTSAENTLKFYDNQKDATNFINQLNNSFAPYLESSASHTFDNGDNKAFSFNSNVVFPLSTKLAILGNYNYRTTNNTITNNSATSNNLSLGLSYKLIPSITFKGTAGMTSAKAESEDYTQLLTDLSFNIKSFKLQTLDIGYKRQIESFNADLLDRELVQNNYYANYNLGTNFNLGWFTQLMHTSQNDGNKRNLLFTSLYYNLLPKPALKVGVNYQYITFKEQVPTIYFSPEKFNVYEVFMNVIKNEDSAKPKSWFYNLTAAYGYQFIEDDEKQSTYRFQGALGYKFSERSLLNLYGTHSNIASATAAGFTFTEIGLRFKWLFL